The following are encoded together in the Streptomyces sp. NBC_01465 genome:
- the nrdR gene encoding transcriptional regulator NrdR, translating to MHCPFCRHPDSRVVDSRTTDDGTSIRRRRQCPDCTRRFTTVETASLMVIKRSGVTEPFSRTKVISGVRKACQGRPVTEDALAKLGQRVEEALRATGSAELTTHDVGLAILGPLRELDLVAYLRFASVYRAFNSLEDFESAIAELREGRLHTPDCECGETLEVPVPATAAD from the coding sequence ATGCACTGCCCCTTCTGCAGGCACCCCGACAGCCGCGTTGTCGACAGTCGGACCACTGACGACGGCACGTCGATCCGCCGGCGCCGCCAGTGCCCCGACTGCACCCGCCGTTTCACCACGGTGGAGACCGCCTCGCTGATGGTGATCAAGCGCAGCGGGGTCACCGAACCCTTCAGCCGTACCAAGGTCATCTCCGGTGTGCGCAAAGCGTGCCAGGGGCGGCCGGTCACCGAGGACGCTCTCGCCAAGCTCGGCCAGCGGGTCGAGGAGGCGCTGCGCGCCACCGGAAGCGCCGAACTGACCACCCATGACGTGGGTCTGGCCATACTCGGCCCCCTGCGGGAGCTCGACCTGGTCGCGTACCTGCGCTTCGCGTCCGTGTACCGGGCGTTCAACTCGCTCGAAGACTTCGAGTCCGCCATCGCGGAACTCCGTGAGGGCAGGCTCCACACCCCCGACTGCGAGTGCGGCGAGACCCTCGAGGTCCCCGTGCCCGCCACTGCTGCCGACTGA